The following are from one region of the Candidatus Acidulodesulfobacterium ferriphilum genome:
- a CDS encoding inositol monophosphatase: MDMEKFLDFAVSLAKDCGKIISKSFRKTHSIKYKGPVDIVTEVDIASQHLAVGGIKKAFPHHSILAEEENTLISNETKFKWIIDPLDGTTNYAHGVPIFCFSIALEVDSEVVLGCAYNPVLNELFYALSGQGAYFNGKKVNVSKNDCFEKSLLSTGFPYDKKTNPDNNFDHFRDISISVRGIRRLGSAVLDLCYTAAGFLDGYWELNLNPWDMASGSLMVKEAGGIISDFCQKPLNIYNRRILASNGLIHDKLSKILCG, translated from the coding sequence ATGGATATGGAAAAATTTTTGGATTTTGCGGTATCCCTTGCAAAAGATTGCGGCAAAATTATATCTAAATCCTTCAGGAAAACACATTCCATTAAATATAAGGGACCCGTGGATATTGTTACGGAGGTTGACATCGCCTCGCAGCATTTAGCCGTCGGCGGCATTAAAAAAGCATTTCCGCATCATTCTATTCTGGCGGAAGAAGAAAACACTCTTATTTCAAACGAAACAAAATTTAAATGGATTATAGACCCCTTAGACGGGACCACCAATTACGCCCACGGGGTTCCAATTTTTTGTTTTTCCATTGCGCTTGAAGTAGATTCGGAAGTTGTACTGGGATGTGCTTATAATCCTGTTTTAAATGAACTTTTTTATGCTTTGAGCGGGCAGGGGGCATATTTCAACGGAAAAAAAGTAAATGTTTCAAAAAACGATTGTTTCGAAAAAAGCCTTTTATCGACGGGGTTTCCTTACGATAAAAAGACGAATCCTGATAATAATTTCGATCATTTCAGGGATATTTCTATCAGCGTCAGAGGCATTAGAAGGCTGGGGTCCGCCGTTCTCGATTTATGTTATACCGCAGCGGGTTTTCTCGACGGATATTGGGAACTCAATTTAAATCCGTGGGATATGGCTTCAGGAAGCTTAATGGTTAAGGAAGCTGGCGGCATCATAAGCGATTTCTGCCAAAAACCGCTTAATATTTATAACCGCAGGATACTGGCGTCTAACGGCCTAATCCACGATAAACTGTCAAAAATTTTATGCGGATAA
- the larE gene encoding ATP-dependent sacrificial sulfur transferase LarE, with product MENILKDKINNLEKLIENTGKIAVAFSGGIDSTFLLFMSKKVLGNKNVIAITGNSFAIPEKELSFCKERAKELEIKHIVVRTSEFLEESYIKNDRMRCYFCKISLFKTITAYIPKTYGAAVGTNADDALRVNDRPDMLAEKEFDILSPLKEAYFCKSDIRQASKFFGIDIWDKPQTTCLATRIPFGNIITHDKIKMIAASEEILAENGFKEAKVRHYGKLAKIELPKEHAALLVNSGSIGSLIKDIKHTGFKYVAIDLEGYTI from the coding sequence ATGGAGAATATCTTAAAAGATAAGATAAACAATCTCGAAAAGTTAATAGAAAATACGGGAAAGATTGCCGTTGCGTTTAGCGGCGGAATCGATTCTACATTTTTATTATTTATGTCAAAAAAGGTTCTCGGCAATAAAAATGTTATCGCTATTACTGGAAATTCTTTTGCCATTCCTGAAAAAGAGCTTAGTTTTTGCAAAGAAAGGGCTAAGGAACTTGAAATAAAACATATAGTCGTAAGAACTTCAGAATTTTTAGAGGAATCTTATATTAAAAATGACAGGATGAGGTGTTATTTTTGCAAAATCTCGCTGTTTAAAACGATAACTGCTTATATCCCAAAAACATACGGCGCGGCGGTTGGAACCAATGCAGACGATGCTTTGAGAGTAAACGACAGACCGGACATGCTTGCCGAAAAGGAATTCGATATTTTGTCCCCCCTAAAAGAGGCCTATTTTTGCAAGTCGGATATAAGGCAGGCGTCAAAATTTTTTGGCATAGATATATGGGATAAACCTCAAACGACCTGTCTTGCGACAAGAATACCGTTTGGAAACATAATAACGCATGATAAAATTAAGATGATTGCCGCATCGGAAGAGATTTTAGCGGAAAATGGTTTTAAAGAGGCTAAAGTTCGTCATTACGGTAAACTTGCTAAAATAGAATTACCTAAGGAACATGCGGCGTTACTTGTTAATTCAGGTTCAATAGGCAGCCTGATAAAAGATATTAAGCATACCGGTTTTAAATATGTCGCGATAGACCTGGAAGGCTACACAATATAG
- the mrdA gene encoding penicillin-binding protein 2, producing the protein MSSLYNENGILKGQKNRINLLAIIFTVLIFILIARLFYLQIIRGGYYYKLAKNNATRIIYLTAPRGNILSSKGKILVDNESSFNIAITLAHIENLKAELIFLARLMHQNYNKFLKTVKKEEFLPSYEPIILMRNISVKELSKFEVNKLFLPGFFIAKIPIRHYPYKKIGAQIFGYVGPVSSSQLKEKKYDYLNSSDIVGETGLEYYYQKYLHGKDGEKRVVVNSHGEPIGKIIIKKPVMGANLYTTLDLPLERLAYKLMKKREGAVIAINPNNGKILAMVSTPSFNPFYFSEGISQKRWDKIIKNDQHPLENKAIQNALAPGSTFKVIGALAALSLHLITPKEKIYSGSTFKLGNAVFYNWNPNQKSKINLYRAIAESVDTYFYSIGVKISVNKLANYAFKFGFGRKTGIDLPDENPGFIPTRQLVYKIYHRHWYKGSTLSAIIGQSYDIVTPIQLVTAYSSIANGGNMYRPYLLKKIVSQNGRILKEMKPKLIKHIDIKKSYLSAVKKGLCDVVNKDYGTAVNGRIDGITFCGKTGTAQIISKTYSIYDIKKIPRKYRDNAWFVGFAPLKNPKIAVVVLDMHANFLGANAAVIAKKIVEKYLEQKGLWKPPVRKKVNGKVKSKSKVPSFIYTSF; encoded by the coding sequence ATGTCGTCATTATATAATGAAAACGGAATATTAAAAGGGCAAAAAAACAGGATTAATTTATTAGCCATCATATTTACCGTTTTAATTTTTATTTTAATTGCCAGATTATTTTATTTGCAGATAATTAGGGGCGGTTATTATTATAAGCTGGCAAAGAATAATGCCACCAGAATTATATATCTTACGGCTCCAAGGGGCAATATACTTTCAAGCAAAGGTAAAATTTTAGTAGATAACGAATCCTCGTTTAACATTGCAATTACCCTTGCGCATATAGAAAATTTAAAGGCGGAATTAATATTTTTAGCAAGGTTAATGCATCAAAATTATAATAAGTTTTTAAAGACGGTTAAAAAAGAGGAGTTTTTACCCTCTTATGAACCGATTATTCTTATGCGCAATATTTCCGTTAAGGAGTTATCGAAGTTTGAAGTAAATAAGCTGTTTTTACCCGGTTTTTTTATTGCAAAAATTCCGATAAGGCACTACCCTTATAAGAAAATCGGAGCCCAAATTTTCGGATATGTCGGCCCCGTTTCGTCTTCGCAGCTTAAAGAAAAAAAATACGATTATCTTAATTCTTCCGATATTGTCGGTGAAACGGGACTTGAATATTATTACCAAAAATATTTGCATGGCAAGGACGGGGAAAAACGGGTTGTCGTAAATTCCCATGGCGAGCCTATCGGCAAAATTATTATCAAAAAGCCTGTCATGGGGGCAAATTTATATACGACTCTTGATTTGCCGCTCGAAAGGCTTGCGTATAAACTTATGAAAAAAAGGGAAGGGGCGGTAATTGCCATAAATCCAAACAACGGAAAAATACTTGCCATGGTTTCCACACCTTCTTTTAATCCGTTTTATTTTTCCGAAGGGATTAGCCAAAAACGCTGGGATAAAATTATAAAAAACGACCAGCATCCTTTGGAAAACAAAGCTATTCAAAATGCGCTTGCCCCAGGTTCCACTTTTAAAGTGATAGGCGCTTTAGCTGCTCTTTCTTTGCATTTAATAACGCCGAAAGAAAAAATTTATTCCGGTTCTACTTTTAAATTAGGCAATGCCGTTTTTTACAACTGGAATCCCAACCAGAAATCTAAAATAAATCTCTACAGGGCAATTGCGGAGTCCGTCGATACTTATTTCTATTCTATAGGGGTAAAAATAAGCGTGAATAAACTGGCAAATTATGCGTTTAAGTTTGGTTTTGGAAGAAAGACGGGAATAGACCTGCCCGATGAAAACCCAGGTTTTATACCGACGAGGCAGCTTGTTTATAAAATATATCACAGGCACTGGTATAAAGGTTCCACCCTTTCGGCAATTATTGGGCAAAGCTACGATATTGTTACCCCGATTCAGCTTGTGACGGCGTATAGCTCTATCGCCAACGGCGGAAATATGTACAGGCCTTATTTATTAAAAAAAATCGTCTCGCAGAACGGCAGGATTTTAAAGGAGATGAAGCCGAAGCTTATCAAACATATAGATATTAAAAAAAGTTATTTATCGGCGGTAAAAAAGGGGCTTTGCGATGTCGTGAACAAAGACTACGGAACCGCGGTAAACGGCAGGATCGACGGTATAACTTTTTGCGGAAAAACGGGAACGGCGCAGATTATATCGAAAACTTATTCGATTTACGACATTAAAAAGATACCTAGAAAATACAGGGATAATGCATGGTTTGTCGGGTTTGCCCCGCTTAAAAATCCAAAAATAGCCGTCGTCGTTTTAGATATGCATGCAAATTTTCTCGGCGCAAATGCGGCGGTCATAGCTAAAAAAATAGTCGAAAAATATCTGGAACAAAAAGGCTTATGGAAGCCGCCCGTCCGTAAAAAAGTTAACGGCAAGGTTAAGAGTAAAAGCAAAGTGCCGAGCTTTATCTATACAAGTTTTTAA
- the rodA gene encoding rod shape-determining protein RodA, which translates to MKLLDNEYAKNFDFVIFFTVIIISFIGIINLYGSLSVNHKDFFDPYVIKQIIWLMIAYFLMFAIISIDYNTLIEIAYYIYGFIFILIIAVLLKGRITHGASRWISLGMLSFQPSEFMKIGLVFALVKYLTSYENRNCYSVKELIIPFIIILLPALLIAKEPDLGTALIVFFVGIIIIYLAGIKRSAILILTGIALFLGPVLWFHLKSYQKSRILIFLHPAKDYLGAGYNIIQSEVAVGAGKLFGNGFGNGSQSTLNFLPAKHTDFIFSTFSQQFGFIGGLVLIVLYFILIIRGFKIVYQTKKIQGFLLGAGALSILVLHTIINIYMTIGLLPVVGVPLPFFSYGGTSIIVDMSAVAILLNIKVRRYKFQSA; encoded by the coding sequence ATGAAATTATTAGACAACGAATACGCAAAAAATTTTGATTTTGTAATATTTTTTACCGTTATTATAATCTCTTTTATAGGCATTATAAATCTTTACGGGTCGTTAAGCGTAAACCATAAAGACTTTTTTGACCCTTATGTGATTAAGCAGATTATCTGGCTTATGATAGCCTATTTCCTGATGTTTGCAATTATATCAATAGATTATAACACCCTTATAGAAATTGCCTATTATATTTACGGATTTATATTCATATTAATAATAGCCGTGCTGCTAAAGGGCAGAATTACCCACGGCGCTTCCCGCTGGATTTCTCTCGGCATGCTTTCGTTTCAGCCGTCCGAATTTATGAAAATTGGATTGGTATTCGCTCTTGTTAAATATTTAACCTCTTATGAAAACAGAAATTGTTATTCCGTTAAGGAATTAATAATTCCGTTTATTATAATCCTTTTGCCGGCGCTGTTAATTGCTAAAGAGCCCGATTTGGGGACGGCGTTAATAGTTTTTTTTGTCGGTATTATCATAATTTATCTTGCAGGTATTAAAAGAAGCGCTATTTTAATTTTAACCGGCATAGCGCTATTTTTAGGACCTGTTTTATGGTTTCATCTAAAGTCGTACCAAAAAAGCAGGATACTGATTTTTTTACATCCCGCTAAAGATTATTTGGGAGCCGGCTACAATATAATACAATCGGAGGTTGCGGTCGGAGCGGGGAAGCTTTTTGGGAACGGATTCGGCAATGGTTCTCAGAGCACTTTAAATTTTTTACCCGCAAAGCATACCGACTTTATATTTTCCACATTTTCTCAGCAGTTTGGTTTTATCGGAGGATTAGTTCTTATCGTTTTATATTTTATACTCATAATAAGGGGATTTAAAATCGTATATCAGACAAAAAAAATACAGGGATTTTTGCTTGGGGCCGGAGCGCTCAGCATACTTGTGCTTCATACGATAATAAATATTTACATGACGATTGGTTTACTGCCGGTTGTCGGTGTTCCGCTGCCGTTTTTTAGTTACGGCGGAACATCCATTATCGTAGATATGTCGGCGGTCGCGATACTTTTAAATATAAAGGTGAGAAGATATAAATTTCAGTCGGCATAA